In Miscanthus floridulus cultivar M001 chromosome 8, ASM1932011v1, whole genome shotgun sequence, the sequence ATTTAGCTTTGTGCATTCTTTGTTTTGCCTAATGCAACATGTGTAATTGTTTATGTACCGATGTACCTttaatttgttttcctttttttgttcTATCATAGAAGAGCGATCTGATTGTGTGCTTTAAATCTGTCCACAGGATGCTGCAAAAGTCATCAAAGCTAGAATTGCAGAGAACCCTAACTCGATGAACTTCAACGTCATGGCTCTTTCAAAGAAGTGAAGTATACTGTGATGGATGGGTTTTCTTTGGCAGGATACGGGCCCCTTTTCCTTACACTTCTGCTGTGCACTGCACCGAGTGGGAGGCTTGCATAGGGGAAACAAATATAGGAAAAAGCTTTATATGACCTGAGATGTTTGGTTGATGACTCGATGTATTCCCGTGCCTTCTTGATGCAGAGAAATGGTTTTACACGATTTCACCTTTTTCCGGAGATTAGTTATCAAATGGAGACTTGCATAGGACGAGTTTCTCTTTGTTGTATCTGAACCATTGCAGCGTCCTCCGCAAATCGATTCCATAATAAAGCTAGCATTTCTATGTTTTCCGTGCAAATGCATGTAGTTTTCTGCAGAATGTGACTCATATTAAACGGAATTGATAACCCCTGGCAAACCAATGGAAACGTTGGGCGGGGGGATTGCATGCATTTACAAAGGGTAACAACACAGCCAAAAACACTACGATAATGTGCCTTATTCGTATTTCTATGTTCTCTCTTTGTGTTCTGtattgtatgtatatatataggtGCTGAAAACATGAAAAACAAAAATGCAAACGCAAAAAAGAATGAGCGGGTATTagctactactactattactgCATGTTGGTGTTCTGCTGTGGAGCCCTGCACGCGGCGTCCAGCGAATTCGCAAGCGACGCCGAGAACGCGGACATCGACTGGAACACGGCCGGCAGCTTCCCCTGCACGCCGGTGACCGTGGCCGTCCTCGTGGCGTCGATGGCCTTGGCATGCCTCCGCATCTCGTCCTCCACCATCTTCCGGCAAGCCGCGATCTCGTCCCTGCGCTGCGCCACCTCGTTACCCGCGTCGCGCGCCTGCATGTGGTCCCTCCACGCGGGCCTCCCCCAGTGCCACATCGACGTGACCCCGGGCAGGTACGAGTCGTAGTAGCTCTTCTCGACCTGCCGCAGCATCCGGGACTTGCGGTCCAGCTCCCGGGAGTACTGCCTCACGCGCCGCGCCACCCGCAGCTCGTCGCCCTGGAGCGCGTGGATCCCGCGGACCGCGCCCGCGAAGCTCTTGATCGCCTTGAGCACGTCCACGCAGTGCACGCGGTCGAGCACCTTCCCCCACCGGTCGACGAACGCGGCGAGCTCCGCCGCCACGGGGGAGCCCACCGCCTCGGCGGCGCCGCTGACCGGCGTCAGCGTCAGCTTGAGCCAGCCGCCGATGGCGTGGACGTAGTCGCGCTGGTGCTTCGCCACGTGCGCCATGGCCGCGGACCAGGCGTTCATGGCGGCCTCGAGCGCCCGCGTGGCCTGGTGGTGGATCTCGGTCGTGGGGTCCATGGACGTGCGGCTGCTCAGCCCGCGCAGCTGTTGCGCGAACAGGCTCTGCGCCTCGTGGTGCTGCCGCATCGCCCGCCACATGTCGAGCGTGGCGTGGCAGAGCTCCAGGAGCTGGCGCGCGAGGTGGGTGTCGCGGAGCTGGGCGATTGCGGACGAGGTCGCGTCCACGGACTCGGAGGCGGTCTCGAGCTGCGCGCGCGCCCTGTCCCACGCCGCCTTGAGCTTCTGGATGTCCACGTCGATCTTCCGGCTGTACTCCTGGTCCCGCAGCTCGGCGAGCTTCTTGTCGTGCCTTATTTGCAGTTTCTCCCTGCCCTGCATGGTAATGGTATGGTAAACGTAAACATCACGTCGTCCCAGTGGTAAGACAAGCTATATATATCATCGTGGCTGctttagcctgttcgtttggctggcttgtcgtaaacgatcgtaaatttccacctaaaacagtatttttctctcccacaaaccagtcagcagtacttcttcacgaaccagcaacgatacgaaccagccaaccgaacgggCTGTTAGCAATTGACAACAACAATGCAGGAAGCAATTGTGTTTTTTATTATTGGATCACCTTGACATCCTTGTAGAGCTTCTTCTCCCATGCGAGGAGCTGCTGCAAGGTGGCGCTGTGCCTCTGCCGGCTGCTCATGCTGTCGATGCGGTCGAGCGCTGGCGCCGAAAGGCAGCAGAGCGCGCCCAAGAAGCTGTGTGAGCCACCTGCAAGCAAATTCAGGTGGCCAGTCAGTGACACGACTCACCACACACGTCTTCTCATCCCATTGGCCAGTCAGTGACTGAGTCTGTACTGTGACGCGGCGGCTTACCCTTGAACTCGGTGGTACTGGCCTCAAGCAGGCTCGACACCGTGTCGCCGGCGACGCTGGCCTTGAGGAAGTACTCCTCCAGCCCCGCCGCGACCTCCGCGAGGCTACGGTGCCTCACGACCATCCTCAGCTCCTCCTCGGCACCATCAACGCCGACGCCTTCGGTCCGCGTAGGCGCTGCCGCCACGCCAACGCCAGCAGAAACGCCGCTGCCCCCGTCCTGCTGCCGCGCCTCGCCCTGTGGCTGTGGCTGCTCCATGGcgcggagcagcggcggcggcgaggaggggaCGACGACGGGGCGGTGCGCGATCACCGCGGGCGGGGTGTGGTCGGACACCGGGAGCGGCTCGCCGACCGCGAAGCGCGTGAGCGCGGACGCGACGACGCCGAGCGACCGGAGGTACGCCGCGTGCGACGCCGCCAGGTGCCGCCGCAGGCGCACGGCCTCCCGCATGAGCCGCCGCCGCTCCCGGCACCGCTTCGTGTGctcccgcgccgccgcgcgcgccgcgTCCGCTTCCCGCGACGAGGCGGCTCCCATTCTTGCTTCGAGGCTAAGCTGCAACTGCAAGCTAGCTAGCGTATGTACGGTCGCCGCTGGAGCTGGAGGCGACTACGCTGCCGATGTGGGATAGATTATGCGAGGCGATCAGGCGAGCAGTGGAGAGAAGCTGCGCGCCGAGCAGGTTTAGGAGGGTTTAGCAATCGAGGGAGTGTACTTATCGGCGTCGATCATCTTGATGGCGCGTTGGTTACGAACACGCACCGAACAGGGTAGTGGAAAGGAGGAAATGGAAGAGGAGAAAGGCGATCGACGGTATCAGGGAAGACGGGAAGGTGGTGGGAAAAGGAGGAGCATCATCGCGCCTGTTCAGATGGAGCTTACGCGTATCAAATGCGTggtgtgtttttttt encodes:
- the LOC136477872 gene encoding protein ROLLING AND ERECT LEAF 2-like — its product is MGAASSREADAARAAAREHTKRCRERRRLMREAVRLRRHLAASHAAYLRSLGVVASALTRFAVGEPLPVSDHTPPAVIAHRPVVVPSSPPPLLRAMEQPQPQGEARQQDGGSGVSAGVGVAAAPTRTEGVGVDGAEEELRMVVRHRSLAEVAAGLEEYFLKASVAGDTVSSLLEASTTEFKGGSHSFLGALCCLSAPALDRIDSMSSRQRHSATLQQLLAWEKKLYKDVKGREKLQIRHDKKLAELRDQEYSRKIDVDIQKLKAAWDRARAQLETASESVDATSSAIAQLRDTHLARQLLELCHATLDMWRAMRQHHEAQSLFAQQLRGLSSRTSMDPTTEIHHQATRALEAAMNAWSAAMAHVAKHQRDYVHAIGGWLKLTLTPVSGAAEAVGSPVAAELAAFVDRWGKVLDRVHCVDVLKAIKSFAGAVRGIHALQGDELRVARRVRQYSRELDRKSRMLRQVEKSYYDSYLPGVTSMWHWGRPAWRDHMQARDAGNEVAQRRDEIAACRKMVEDEMRRHAKAIDATRTATVTGVQGKLPAVFQSMSAFSASLANSLDAACRAPQQNTNMQ